A window of Psychromonas sp. CNPT3 contains these coding sequences:
- the cra gene encoding catabolite repressor/activator codes for MTLDKIAKLAGVSRTTASYVINGKASKYRISQKTQLKVMEIVKRYNFSVNPAARALRGGSNHLLGLIIPDLENNSYCKLAKLLERNARQAGYQLIICCSDDDMQTEMKVANTLLSRRIDALLVATSLPLDHAFYYDIQAKGVPIIGIDRALNDEVFASVISEDLEGSYALTQSLLSKNINSIGLVGAVRDLGISKEREQGFLAAIKQYQPNIQYSIAYGDHFSPEQGQAQLQSWARNNHFPDAIIATSYTLFEGVLDHLLLHPELMKRTKLATFGEHRLLDFLPSKIQSLEQKFELIAERALTLALQSIKTNVQPGIDVITRKIIRR; via the coding sequence ATGACATTAGATAAAATCGCCAAACTTGCGGGCGTTTCCCGTACGACGGCTAGCTACGTAATAAATGGCAAAGCCAGTAAATATCGCATTAGTCAGAAAACGCAGCTGAAAGTGATGGAGATCGTTAAGCGCTACAATTTTAGTGTGAATCCTGCAGCACGTGCACTGCGAGGCGGAAGCAATCATTTATTAGGCCTTATCATCCCGGATCTTGAAAATAATAGTTATTGTAAACTTGCCAAATTACTTGAGCGTAATGCACGTCAAGCGGGCTATCAATTAATTATTTGTTGCTCTGATGATGATATGCAAACAGAAATGAAAGTGGCGAACACGTTACTGAGTCGACGTATTGACGCTCTGTTAGTCGCCACCTCTTTACCGCTAGATCACGCTTTTTATTACGATATACAAGCAAAGGGCGTACCTATTATCGGTATTGATAGAGCCCTGAATGATGAAGTTTTTGCTTCCGTGATCAGTGAGGATTTAGAGGGATCTTATGCATTAACCCAATCCCTGCTCTCCAAAAATATTAACAGTATTGGTTTAGTCGGCGCAGTGCGCGATTTGGGAATATCAAAAGAGAGAGAGCAAGGTTTTTTAGCAGCGATTAAGCAATACCAACCCAATATTCAATATTCCATAGCCTATGGCGATCACTTTAGCCCAGAGCAAGGCCAAGCACAGTTACAAAGTTGGGCGCGTAATAATCACTTTCCTGATGCTATTATTGCCACGTCATATACCTTATTTGAAGGAGTGCTCGATCATTTACTATTACATCCAGAATTAATGAAGCGCACTAAACTTGCCACCTTCGGTGAGCATCGTCTACTTGATTTCTTACCCAGTAAAATACAGTCTTTAGAGCAGAAATTTGAACTCATTGCCGAGCGCGCCTTAACACTGGCGTTGCAATCTATTAAAACGAACGTACAGCCGGGAATTGACGTCATTACCCGAAAAATAATTCGCCGATAA
- the fruB gene encoding fused PTS fructose transporter subunit IIA/HPr protein → MLSLSVNDIELNQSPINKEIAIENLAKNLYEKGYVEKTYGGGMQAREVQHSTYLGNGIAIPHGTLETRSLVKKTGVQLHHFPKGVDWGKGQRVYLAIAIAAKSDEHLSILKQLTKVLSATGVEEALKNCQSKTQLLAILNTQEASPLMLNDALIELDFPVNSLVQLCAVSAGLLKNQDAISKAGVVDVITQKVTYLGQGLWLAKTATSVQKSALAFVTPLKAFKEEGHPVQGLLILAGCDEQHHVNMQCLVDVIYGQEVHKLYQQTKPEIIRLLSEKRQQGLSASFKINNKHGLHTRPSAMLVKIAKQYKAAIQVSNAQGLSVDAKNLMKVISLSVNCGDLLTFHADGIDAQVALDALSVAIDLGLGEE, encoded by the coding sequence ATGTTGTCACTTTCGGTTAATGATATTGAGTTAAATCAATCGCCCATCAATAAAGAAATTGCCATTGAAAATTTAGCGAAAAATTTATATGAAAAGGGTTACGTAGAAAAAACTTATGGCGGTGGCATGCAGGCCCGAGAAGTACAACATTCCACTTATCTAGGCAATGGGATTGCAATCCCCCACGGCACATTAGAGACGCGATCATTGGTTAAAAAAACCGGCGTGCAATTACATCATTTTCCTAAGGGTGTTGATTGGGGAAAGGGTCAACGCGTTTATTTAGCTATCGCCATTGCCGCTAAATCGGATGAACATTTAAGTATTTTAAAACAGTTAACCAAAGTGTTAAGCGCCACTGGGGTGGAAGAGGCGTTAAAGAACTGTCAAAGCAAAACCCAATTATTAGCAATATTAAATACCCAAGAAGCGTCGCCTTTAATGCTTAATGACGCCTTGATCGAATTAGATTTTCCGGTGAACTCTTTAGTGCAACTGTGCGCGGTAAGCGCGGGGCTATTAAAAAACCAAGACGCTATCAGCAAAGCGGGGGTTGTTGATGTTATTACTCAAAAAGTGACTTATTTAGGACAAGGTTTATGGCTTGCTAAAACAGCAACAAGTGTTCAAAAAAGTGCACTGGCTTTTGTGACGCCATTAAAGGCGTTTAAAGAAGAAGGCCATCCAGTACAAGGTTTATTAATTTTAGCGGGATGTGATGAGCAGCATCACGTCAATATGCAGTGTTTAGTGGATGTGATTTACGGCCAAGAGGTGCATAAATTATATCAACAAACTAAACCTGAAATCATACGCTTACTGAGTGAAAAAAGGCAACAAGGCCTATCTGCAAGTTTCAAAATTAACAATAAGCATGGTTTGCACACGCGCCCAAGCGCGATGCTTGTGAAGATAGCAAAGCAATATAAAGCGGCTATTCAAGTGAGCAATGCGCAAGGGTTATCAGTCGATGCGAAGAACTTAATGAAAGTTATCTCTTTGAGCGTCAATTGTGGTGATTTATTAACTTTCCATGCGGACGGAATTGATGCGCAGGTAGCTCTCGACGCTTTATCTGTCGCTATCGATTTAGGCTTAGGAGAAGAATAA
- the pfkB gene encoding 1-phosphofructokinase has protein sequence MDKIKALKVVTITLNPALDLTGHLTRLNKGAVNNVLKSAFQPAGKGVNVGKVLSELGAKVTLTGFLGMGNDADFCALFKRLGVADEFIRVAGNTRINVKVVEENNCVSDINFPGISIDSDAICQFEKRLQELALSHDVFVLAGSLPPGISAQLCAKWIAQLKAQGKKVFFDSSNATLSAGFKAKPWLVKPNIDELEQYVGHALSSEHSRRHAGQQLLDSSIGNVVISLGAEGLMWLNHEGWLCARAPKMNVVSTVGAGDTLVAALCWGYLNQWSKEKVLRFATALSALAVTQVGVGVQDIKVVVAMSADIVIS, from the coding sequence ATGGATAAAATCAAAGCATTAAAAGTGGTCACGATTACGTTAAATCCCGCATTAGATCTGACGGGGCATTTGACGCGTCTTAATAAAGGCGCTGTTAATAATGTATTAAAATCGGCTTTTCAGCCGGCAGGTAAAGGCGTCAATGTCGGTAAAGTATTGTCTGAATTAGGCGCGAAGGTCACCCTTACCGGATTTCTTGGTATGGGTAACGACGCTGACTTTTGCGCATTATTTAAACGTCTTGGCGTTGCAGATGAATTTATTAGAGTGGCGGGCAATACGCGCATTAATGTCAAAGTGGTCGAAGAAAACAATTGTGTCAGTGATATTAATTTCCCCGGCATAAGCATTGATAGTGACGCTATTTGTCAATTTGAAAAACGCTTACAAGAACTTGCCTTAAGTCATGATGTTTTCGTACTTGCAGGCAGTTTACCGCCGGGAATTAGCGCGCAATTATGTGCAAAGTGGATCGCACAATTAAAGGCCCAAGGTAAAAAAGTCTTTTTTGATAGCAGTAATGCCACCTTAAGCGCAGGTTTTAAAGCGAAACCTTGGCTGGTTAAACCCAATATTGATGAATTAGAGCAATATGTTGGCCATGCATTAAGTAGCGAGCATTCGCGCCGCCACGCCGGCCAACAGTTATTGGATTCTTCGATTGGAAATGTCGTGATCTCACTCGGCGCAGAGGGGCTAATGTGGTTAAACCATGAAGGCTGGCTATGTGCGCGCGCGCCAAAAATGAACGTCGTGAGTACGGTCGGTGCGGGAGATACGTTAGTAGCAGCGTTATGTTGGGGATATTTGAATCAATGGAGTAAAGAAAAAGTATTACGCTTTGCAACGGCACTTTCAGCGTTAGCTGTCACCCAAGTAGGGGTTGGAGTGCAAGACATCAAGGTAGTTGTCGCCATGAGCGCAGACATCGTCATTTCTTAA
- the fruA gene encoding PTS fructose transporter subunit IIBC produces the protein MKIAIVTACPTGIANSLIAAGLLEKAAQDLNLHADIECHSSVTDIVLLSAEQIAQADCIVLATDVNIDDARFIGHKVYRSSIDAVFVDAKKYLSVALKSAEILTKSVELENQDKVSTIKKIVAITACPTGVAHTFMAAEALQQEGERLGYHIKVETRGSVGAKNKLSETDIKEADIVIIAADIDINLAQFDGKKIYQTSTSLALKKTTQTLEKAFTEGALYRHGNTQNGDASASSDKGIYKHLMTGVSHMLPIVVAGGLIIALSFIFGIEAFKEEGTLAAALMTIGGGTAFALMIPVLSGFIAFSIADRPGLAPGLIGGMLASSTGAGFLGGIIAGFLAGYIAKFIADKLKLPQSMQALKPILVIPLFASLSTGLIMIYVVGTPVAFAMTTLTEFLNNMGSANAVILGLILGAMMCFDLGGPVNKTAYTFGVGLLASQTYAPMAAVMAAGMVPALGMGLATFLMKRKFNQSEQEAGKAAFVLGLCFISEGAIPFAARDPMRVIPSCIAGGALTGALSMYFGAQLMAPHGGLFVLFIPHAITPVGLYVFAIIAGTLVTGISYALLKKQDVTPSVSI, from the coding sequence ATGAAAATTGCAATTGTAACGGCTTGCCCGACAGGCATAGCCAATAGCTTAATTGCTGCTGGATTATTAGAAAAAGCAGCACAAGATTTAAACTTACACGCCGATATAGAATGCCATTCGAGCGTCACCGATATCGTGCTATTAAGTGCTGAGCAAATCGCACAAGCAGATTGCATTGTGCTGGCAACGGATGTGAACATTGATGACGCGCGGTTTATTGGCCATAAAGTGTACCGCTCATCGATTGACGCCGTTTTTGTAGATGCTAAAAAATATTTAAGTGTGGCGCTTAAATCTGCTGAGATCTTGACCAAAAGTGTCGAGCTAGAAAACCAAGATAAAGTGAGCACTATTAAAAAAATTGTGGCGATCACCGCGTGCCCAACAGGGGTTGCACATACTTTTATGGCAGCCGAAGCGTTGCAACAAGAAGGCGAGCGTTTAGGTTATCACATTAAGGTTGAAACACGTGGCTCGGTGGGGGCTAAAAATAAACTCAGCGAGACAGACATTAAAGAGGCTGATATTGTCATCATCGCTGCTGATATTGATATTAACCTGGCGCAATTTGACGGTAAAAAAATATATCAAACAAGCACCAGTTTAGCGTTGAAAAAAACCACCCAAACGCTTGAAAAAGCGTTCACAGAGGGGGCTTTATATCGCCATGGTAATACACAAAATGGTGATGCATCTGCGTCGTCAGATAAAGGTATCTACAAGCATTTAATGACAGGTGTGTCGCATATGTTACCTATCGTTGTGGCAGGTGGACTTATTATTGCACTGTCTTTTATATTTGGTATTGAAGCGTTTAAAGAGGAGGGCACATTGGCTGCCGCCTTAATGACTATCGGTGGTGGCACTGCCTTTGCATTGATGATCCCTGTTTTATCTGGATTTATTGCTTTTTCTATCGCAGATAGACCCGGTCTTGCGCCAGGGTTGATAGGTGGCATGCTAGCAAGTTCAACGGGCGCTGGTTTCTTAGGGGGTATTATTGCGGGTTTCTTAGCCGGTTATATTGCTAAATTTATTGCGGATAAATTAAAATTACCACAATCAATGCAAGCCTTAAAACCCATCTTAGTGATCCCACTTTTTGCAAGTTTAAGTACCGGTCTTATCATGATTTATGTCGTCGGTACCCCGGTGGCCTTTGCGATGACCACATTAACTGAATTTCTTAATAATATGGGATCTGCCAATGCGGTTATTCTAGGTCTTATTCTAGGCGCAATGATGTGCTTTGACTTAGGTGGCCCTGTTAATAAGACCGCGTATACCTTTGGTGTGGGTTTACTCGCATCGCAAACTTATGCGCCAATGGCCGCTGTTATGGCTGCCGGTATGGTGCCTGCACTCGGTATGGGTCTTGCAACGTTCCTGATGAAACGTAAATTTAATCAGAGTGAGCAAGAAGCGGGTAAAGCTGCTTTCGTTCTGGGATTGTGCTTTATTTCAGAAGGGGCTATCCCATTTGCTGCGCGCGATCCCATGCGCGTTATTCCAAGTTGTATTGCCGGCGGTGCATTAACAGGGGCTTTATCAATGTATTTTGGGGCGCAGTTAATGGCGCCACACGGTGGGTTATTCGTGTTATTTATTCCACACGCTATTACACCGGTTGGTTTATATGTCTTTGCAATTATAGCGGGAACCTTAGTGACGGGAATAAGTTACGCCCTACTTAAAAAACAAGACGTAACGCCAAGCGTCTCTATATAA